Proteins encoded together in one Eubalaena glacialis isolate mEubGla1 chromosome 7, mEubGla1.1.hap2.+ XY, whole genome shotgun sequence window:
- the LOC133095150 gene encoding DLA class II histocompatibility antigen, DR-1 beta chain-like yields MVSLYFSGGSWMAALTVILMVLSPPLAWARETQQDFLFQFKGYCYFTNGTERVRLVVRHIYNREEYVRFDSDVGEYRAVTELGRPDAKYWNSQKDHLEQRRAELDTVCRHNYGVVESFTVQRRVAPTVTVYPAKTQPLQHHNLLVCSVNGFYPGHIEVRWFRNGQEEEAGVVSTGLIPNGDWTFQTMVMLETVPQSGEVYTCRVEHPSRTSPITVEWRAQSESAQSKMMSGIGGFVLGLLFLGVGLFIYFRNQKGHSGLQPTGLLS; encoded by the exons ATGGTGTCTCTGTATTTCTCCGGAGGCTCCTGGATGGCAGCTCTGACAGTGATACTGATGGTGCTGAGCCCTCCCCTGGCCTGGGCCAGGGAGACCCAAC AGGATTTCCTGTTCCAGTTTAAGGGCTACTGTTACTTCACCAACGGCACGGAGCGGGTGCGGCTAGTGGTCAGACACATCTATAACCGGGAGGAGTACGTGCGCTTCGACAGCGACGTGGGCGAGTACCGGGCGGTGACCGAGCTGGGCCGGCCGGACGCCAAGTACTGGAACAGCCAGAAGGACCACCTGGAGCAGAGACGGGCCGAGCTGGACACGGTGTGCAGACACAACTACGGGGTTGTGGAGAGCTTCACGGTGCAGCGGCGAG TGGCGCCTACAGTGACTGTGTATCCTGCAAAGACACAGCCCCTGCAGCACCACAACCTCCTGGTCTGCTCTGTGAATGGTTTCTATCCAGGCCACATTGAAGTCAGGTGGTTCCGGAACGGCCAGGAAGAGGAGGCTGGGGTGGTCTCCACAGGCCTGATCCCTAATGGAGACTGGACCTTCCAGACCATGGTGATGCTTGAAACAGTCCCTCAGAGTGGAGAGGTCTACACCTGCCGTGTGGAGCACCCCAGCCGGACGAGCCCTATCACAGTGGAATGGA GGGCACAGTCTGAATCTGCTCAGAGCAAGATGATGAGTGGAATCGGAGGCTTTGTTCTGGGTCTGCTGTTCCTTGGGGTGGGGCTGTTCATCTACTTCAGGAACCAGAAAG